A stretch of Gymnodinialimonas phycosphaerae DNA encodes these proteins:
- a CDS encoding alpha-D-ribose 1-methylphosphonate 5-triphosphate diphosphatase: MFDRFEQTATVLSDAKIVTPGGIVDGALAIVDGQIAGLTQAQNGESLQGAYLIPGIVDVHTDHVERHTHPRVGVIWAFLPALLAYDAVVISGGTTTVFDSLSVGASMQKQERRELLQPLVAAIRDAVDRDLFRAEHLLHLRCEISDPATPALVDATIGLPITRLMSVMDHTPGDRQSPDVDKWFWHMIRDMEVDETEGRQMMSELFDRSKTHGASVRAHCVDAAARACVSLMSHDDASAAHVDQAKSEGCAISEFPTTLEAAQRARDLGLTVVAGAPNYLRGGSQSGNVSVAELLSHGLVDILASDYIPRSPLDAAFAIAADPALPYDLPQAIGMVTRAPAHLAGLSDRGVIEAGARADLVAVRVEQGQPLVQAVWRAGKRVF; the protein is encoded by the coding sequence ATGTTTGACCGTTTCGAGCAGACCGCGACCGTTTTGAGCGACGCAAAGATCGTCACACCCGGAGGCATCGTTGATGGTGCCCTCGCGATAGTAGACGGTCAGATCGCAGGTCTTACGCAGGCGCAGAACGGCGAAAGCCTGCAAGGTGCTTATCTGATCCCCGGTATCGTTGATGTTCATACCGACCATGTGGAGCGGCACACCCATCCCCGCGTTGGCGTGATCTGGGCGTTTCTGCCTGCATTGCTTGCCTATGATGCTGTAGTGATTTCTGGTGGCACGACGACCGTCTTCGACAGTCTCTCGGTTGGCGCATCGATGCAAAAACAGGAACGTCGCGAGCTGCTGCAACCGCTTGTGGCTGCCATCCGCGACGCGGTCGATCGCGACCTTTTCCGGGCCGAGCACCTTTTGCATCTGCGCTGCGAAATCTCCGACCCGGCCACGCCCGCCTTGGTTGATGCCACCATCGGCCTGCCCATCACACGGTTGATGTCTGTCATGGATCATACCCCCGGTGACCGGCAAAGCCCTGATGTGGACAAATGGTTCTGGCACATGATCCGCGACATGGAAGTCGATGAGACTGAGGGGCGCCAGATGATGTCCGAGCTTTTCGACCGCTCCAAGACCCACGGCGCTTCGGTTCGCGCCCATTGCGTTGATGCAGCAGCCCGCGCCTGTGTGTCGCTCATGAGCCACGATGATGCCTCAGCCGCCCATGTCGACCAGGCGAAATCGGAAGGCTGCGCGATATCGGAATTCCCCACAACCCTAGAGGCCGCGCAGCGTGCCCGAGATCTGGGTCTGACCGTGGTCGCGGGCGCGCCGAATTACCTGCGCGGTGGCTCTCAGTCGGGGAACGTTTCGGTGGCCGAGCTTCTGTCCCACGGGCTCGTGGACATCCTGGCCTCCGACTACATCCCGCGCTCGCCGCTGGATGCGGCCTTCGCCATCGCGGCCGACCCGGCCCTGCCCTACGATCTGCCGCAAGCCATCGGCATGGTCACACGCGCGCCCGCACATCTGGCGGGCTTGTCGGACCGTGGCGTGATCGAGGCCGGTGCGCGGGCCGATCTGGTTGCCGTCCGCGTGGAACAGGGCCAGCCCTTGGTGCAGGCGGTCTGGCGCGCCGGGAAACGGGTGTTCTGA
- the phnN gene encoding phosphonate metabolism protein/1,5-bisphosphokinase (PRPP-forming) PhnN, with product MAGRFIAVVGPSGVGKDSLMEGLCATRSDLHRVRRVITRSPELGGENYEYVSESLFAARAAGGDFALHWKAHGLSYGIPNAVREVLANGQDALANLSRGVLQAADDTFDDLIVLHVTASPKILARRLAQRGRERGHEIDRRLARPKPVMPVGLKTITIDNSGPLAESVLAAAAALYPARV from the coding sequence ATGGCGGGGCGCTTCATCGCGGTGGTTGGGCCTTCCGGCGTTGGCAAAGACAGCCTGATGGAAGGGCTTTGCGCGACCCGGTCCGACCTGCACCGTGTGCGGCGTGTCATCACGCGGTCGCCTGAGCTGGGCGGCGAGAATTATGAATATGTCTCAGAGAGCTTGTTTGCCGCACGGGCGGCTGGCGGGGATTTCGCGTTGCACTGGAAGGCCCATGGGTTGAGCTATGGCATCCCAAATGCGGTGCGCGAAGTGCTTGCCAATGGGCAAGATGCGCTCGCGAACCTGTCGCGCGGGGTTTTGCAGGCGGCAGACGACACGTTTGACGACCTGATCGTTCTGCATGTGACTGCAAGCCCGAAGATCCTGGCACGGCGATTGGCCCAAAGAGGGCGCGAACGCGGGCATGAGATCGACCGGCGTTTGGCCCGGCCCAAGCCGGTGATGCCGGTGGGGTTGAAGACCATCACCATCGACAATTCCGGGCCATTGGCCGAAAGCGTTTTGGCAGCGGCAGCGGCCCTTTACCCGGCGAGAGTATAG
- the phnK gene encoding phosphonate C-P lyase system protein PhnK — protein MTPLMDVRDLTKTYGARIGCADVSFRLYPGEVLGIVGESGSGKSTLLNCLAGHLPPDQGEVIFDTRAEGPRDVLAMSEPERRMLGRTDWAFVHQNPRDGLRMRVSAGGNVGERLMAVGARHYGEIREQALDWLDRVEIAGERIDDRPAAFSGGMQQRLQIARNLVTGPRLIFMDEPTGGLDVSVQARLLDLLRSLVRQMGLSAIVVTHDLAVVRLLADRLIVMKDGNVIETGLTDQVLDDPQAPYTQLLVSSVLQV, from the coding sequence ATGACCCCGCTAATGGATGTTCGGGACCTGACCAAAACCTATGGCGCACGGATCGGGTGCGCCGATGTTTCGTTCCGCCTCTATCCCGGCGAGGTGCTGGGGATTGTGGGGGAGAGTGGCTCGGGAAAATCGACCTTGCTGAACTGCCTTGCAGGGCATCTGCCACCCGATCAGGGCGAGGTGATCTTTGACACCCGCGCCGAAGGGCCGCGCGATGTTTTGGCGATGTCCGAGCCGGAGAGGCGGATGTTGGGTCGCACCGATTGGGCCTTCGTGCATCAAAACCCGCGCGACGGATTGCGGATGCGCGTGAGCGCGGGCGGCAATGTGGGCGAGCGCTTGATGGCTGTGGGGGCACGGCATTACGGCGAGATCCGCGAACAGGCACTCGACTGGCTCGACCGCGTTGAGATTGCGGGCGAGCGGATTGATGATCGCCCCGCCGCTTTTTCTGGGGGTATGCAGCAGCGGTTGCAGATCGCGCGAAACCTCGTCACTGGGCCGCGCCTGATCTTCATGGACGAGCCGACGGGCGGGCTGGATGTGAGCGTGCAAGCGCGGCTTCTTGACCTTCTACGCAGTCTTGTTCGGCAGATGGGGTTGTCGGCCATTGTGGTCACCCATGACCTCGCCGTTGTGCGGCTTTTGGCGGACCGGCTGATAGTGATGAAGGACGGCAATGTCATCGAAACAGGCCTGACCGATCAGGTGCTGGACGACCCGCAGGCGCCCTACACTCAGCTTCTGGTGAGTTCTGTTCTGCAGGTCTGA
- the phnE gene encoding phosphonate ABC transporter, permease protein PhnE: MSDISISGGVPSAGPNASDVVTLFERHRAALRASKRGWTIFALVVFTICLGLSIYISNFYPERLASGVPRIFEYFGTIIPELQWDTLFEGRDADGRAVPGSITYWYTDFWTYATLIWETILMAMTATLIGAGMAFVLSFPAANNLAPNSWIYWISRRFLEICRGIPEILLALVFVFMIGIGPLAGVLAIAIHTAGALGKLFAEVNENASSRPVEGIAAVGGNWPEKIAYGVVPQVAPNLFSYAMLRFEINVRASSIIGFVGAGGIGQELNRVISFYSDDRVLAVLILVVLTVTVIDLISERIRHRFIGRENL, encoded by the coding sequence ATGTCTGATATTTCAATCTCTGGCGGTGTGCCGTCCGCTGGGCCCAACGCCAGCGATGTGGTCACGCTGTTCGAACGCCACCGCGCCGCCTTGCGCGCCTCCAAACGGGGCTGGACGATCTTTGCCTTGGTGGTCTTCACGATCTGCCTGGGTTTGTCGATTTATATCAGCAATTTCTACCCGGAACGGCTGGCCAGCGGCGTGCCGCGCATCTTTGAATATTTCGGGACAATCATCCCCGAGCTGCAATGGGATACCCTGTTTGAGGGTCGCGATGCCGACGGGCGCGCTGTGCCCGGCTCAATCACCTACTGGTACACCGACTTCTGGACCTACGCGACGCTGATCTGGGAGACGATCCTGATGGCCATGACCGCCACCTTGATCGGCGCGGGCATGGCTTTTGTGCTGTCCTTCCCAGCGGCCAACAACCTCGCTCCGAATAGCTGGATCTACTGGATCTCTCGCCGGTTTTTGGAGATCTGTCGGGGCATCCCTGAGATCCTGCTGGCGCTGGTCTTCGTCTTCATGATCGGGATCGGACCGCTTGCCGGGGTTTTGGCGATTGCCATCCACACGGCGGGCGCATTGGGCAAGCTTTTCGCGGAAGTGAACGAGAACGCCTCCTCCCGTCCGGTTGAAGGTATCGCTGCCGTGGGTGGGAACTGGCCAGAGAAAATCGCCTATGGCGTTGTCCCGCAGGTTGCGCCGAACTTATTCAGCTACGCCATGCTGCGGTTCGAGATCAACGTGCGCGCCTCGTCGATCATTGGTTTCGTGGGTGCAGGCGGGATCGGACAGGAACTCAACCGCGTAATTTCCTTTTACTCCGACGACCGGGTTTTGGCGGTTCTGATCCTTGTGGTGCTGACGGTGACGGTGATCGACCTGATCTCTGAGCGCATTCGCCATCGCTTCATCGGGCGGGAGAACCTGTGA
- a CDS encoding sugar phosphate isomerase/epimerase family protein: protein MADLPLSIGAALNVAELPTYREWLIDGQRDLEIQDFCAPKVLLGDWQPLVSKAREHLDGFKGRLGIHGPFYDLPLDMKDPELAAILSRRMVTAVDAAAALGATQIVVHSPYKTWDWFNFGNNPRAGNTPSTAEATIDRVHHNLSAAVTRAEAEGITLVIENIEDIDPSWRRALATSFGSDAVRLSIDTGHAHYAHGTTGAPPVDYFVTDAAEMLSHVHLQDADGFADRHWPPGRGTVNWHAVFRAIAALPQRPHLVLELREANDIPAAMDYLSGEGLAC from the coding sequence ATGGCCGATCTGCCCTTGTCCATCGGCGCGGCGCTAAATGTCGCTGAGCTGCCCACCTACCGCGAGTGGCTGATTGACGGCCAACGCGACCTTGAAATCCAGGATTTCTGCGCGCCCAAGGTTCTGCTTGGCGATTGGCAGCCGCTTGTCTCGAAAGCCCGCGAGCATCTTGACGGGTTCAAAGGGCGTCTGGGCATCCACGGCCCGTTCTACGACCTGCCGCTCGACATGAAAGACCCCGAGCTTGCAGCGATCCTGTCGCGCCGGATGGTCACTGCGGTGGACGCCGCCGCCGCGCTGGGAGCTACACAGATTGTTGTGCATTCGCCCTACAAGACCTGGGATTGGTTCAACTTCGGAAACAATCCGCGCGCCGGAAACACCCCTTCCACTGCCGAGGCAACAATCGACCGCGTGCACCACAACCTAAGCGCCGCCGTGACACGGGCCGAGGCGGAAGGGATCACGCTGGTGATCGAGAATATTGAGGACATTGACCCGTCGTGGCGCCGCGCGCTTGCGACCAGCTTTGGCTCTGATGCCGTGCGGCTCTCCATCGACACCGGCCACGCCCATTACGCGCATGGTACGACAGGCGCGCCGCCGGTGGATTACTTCGTGACGGATGCGGCTGAAATGCTGTCCCATGTCCACCTTCAGGATGCCGATGGCTTCGCCGACCGCCATTGGCCTCCGGGCCGAGGGACCGTGAATTGGCACGCTGTGTTCCGTGCGATTGCGGCGCTTCCGCAGCGCCCGCATCTCGTCCTCGAACTGCGCGAGGCCAACGACATTCCTGCCGCGATGGACTATCTCAGCGGCGAAGGGTTGGCATGTTAA
- a CDS encoding DUF1045 domain-containing protein: protein MDEFKRFGLYVVPQGALFDAASAWLGWNSATGQAVPHPNVAGLPEPVEVLAATPRSYGFHGTIKPPFVMADGQSVDALHDAAADFCATQAPVTIPSLAVRRLGGFVAIVPADPSPGLATLAAAAVEALDTFRARPSETELAKRRKAGLSDRQEALLQKWGYPYVMDEFQFHMTLTGRADHAEAVRDVLARHFAPVLPSPFEIESLALMGEDPDGRFHLLHRYTLAG from the coding sequence ATGGATGAATTCAAACGGTTCGGGCTTTACGTGGTGCCGCAAGGCGCGCTCTTCGATGCGGCCTCGGCGTGGCTCGGATGGAACAGCGCGACCGGTCAGGCCGTGCCGCACCCGAATGTCGCGGGCCTGCCGGAACCGGTCGAAGTCCTGGCCGCCACGCCCCGGAGCTACGGCTTCCACGGCACGATCAAACCGCCTTTTGTGATGGCCGATGGACAGTCCGTCGACGCGCTCCACGATGCCGCAGCGGATTTTTGCGCCACCCAGGCTCCGGTCACGATCCCCAGTCTTGCCGTGCGCCGACTGGGCGGCTTCGTCGCCATCGTGCCCGCTGATCCCTCGCCGGGCCTCGCCACGCTGGCGGCCGCAGCGGTTGAAGCGCTCGACACCTTCCGCGCGCGCCCCTCCGAGACCGAATTGGCCAAGCGCCGCAAGGCAGGCCTTTCCGACCGGCAAGAGGCGCTCTTGCAGAAATGGGGCTATCCTTACGTGATGGACGAATTCCAGTTCCATATGACGTTGACCGGCCGAGCGGACCATGCGGAGGCTGTCCGGGACGTCCTGGCCAGGCACTTTGCCCCAGTCCTGCCAAGCCCGTTCGAGATCGAAAGCCTTGCGCTGATGGGCGAGGACCCCGACGGACGCTTTCACCTGCTCCATCGCTATACTCTCGCCGGGTAA
- a CDS encoding alpha-D-ribose 1-methylphosphonate 5-triphosphate diphosphatase, with protein sequence MAEPVVLANAEVIAPDGAFRGRVTVVGDLIVEVVDGAEVPAGAIDCGGDVVAPGLVELHTDNLERHIRPRPAVHWPHNAAIVAHDAELASCGITTVFDAIRVGSIEGKAGTGWSRYARDLADEVLAMRAKGALKISHHLHLRAEACSHSLIDELEQFGPDDRVGIVSLMDHTPGQRQFADIGQYEIYMKGKHGLSHDSFEDHVRTRQALGEKVRDVHEAAAVAAAGRFGAVLASHDDTLVEHVERSAGYGIALAEFPTTLAAAEACRAHGISVIMGAPNLIRGGSHSGNVAAGALAKAGLLDILSSDYVPSALLFAAVRLGALWGDLPRALAAVSSAPARAAGLTDRGEIAAGQRADLVRFRVEGEVPILHCVWSGGRRVA encoded by the coding sequence ATCGCTGAACCTGTTGTCCTTGCCAATGCTGAAGTCATAGCGCCTGACGGCGCGTTCCGGGGACGCGTTACTGTGGTTGGTGACCTGATCGTCGAGGTGGTGGATGGCGCCGAGGTGCCTGCGGGTGCCATCGATTGCGGTGGCGACGTGGTCGCGCCGGGTCTGGTGGAGCTGCACACCGACAATCTGGAGCGTCACATTCGCCCGCGCCCTGCGGTGCATTGGCCGCACAATGCAGCGATTGTCGCCCATGATGCGGAGCTGGCCTCGTGCGGGATCACCACGGTGTTCGATGCGATCCGAGTTGGCTCGATTGAGGGCAAGGCAGGGACCGGATGGTCGCGTTATGCCCGTGATTTGGCCGATGAAGTCTTGGCAATGCGCGCCAAAGGGGCGCTGAAGATCAGCCATCATCTGCATCTGCGGGCGGAGGCATGCTCTCATTCGTTGATCGACGAGTTGGAGCAGTTTGGGCCGGACGACCGGGTTGGGATCGTGAGCCTGATGGACCACACGCCGGGGCAGCGGCAATTCGCGGATATCGGCCAGTACGAGATCTACATGAAGGGTAAGCATGGCCTGTCTCATGACAGTTTTGAGGACCATGTGCGGACGCGTCAGGCCCTTGGCGAAAAGGTGCGTGATGTGCATGAGGCGGCTGCGGTCGCGGCGGCAGGTCGGTTCGGGGCCGTATTGGCCAGCCATGATGATACACTGGTCGAACATGTGGAGCGGTCTGCGGGCTATGGCATTGCGCTGGCAGAGTTTCCGACAACGCTCGCGGCGGCGGAAGCGTGCCGGGCGCATGGAATCTCGGTGATAATGGGCGCGCCGAACCTGATCCGGGGAGGCTCGCATTCCGGCAACGTCGCGGCGGGCGCGCTTGCCAAGGCCGGGCTGCTGGACATCCTGTCTTCGGATTACGTGCCCTCGGCGCTGCTGTTTGCGGCCGTGCGACTCGGGGCGCTCTGGGGCGACCTGCCGCGAGCTTTGGCGGCGGTCAGTTCCGCGCCCGCGCGAGCTGCCGGTCTGACGGATCGGGGCGAAATCGCCGCAGGTCAGCGTGCCGATTTGGTGCGCTTCCGGGTCGAGGGCGAAGTTCCAATTTTGCACTGTGTCTGGTCGGGCGGGCGGCGGGTCGCTTAA
- the phnD gene encoding phosphonate ABC transporter substrate-binding protein has translation MSKISLAALLAGATALTSTAAFAQDADWREEVPVFRIGLLGGENESDRLRQHACQEAYLEERLGVDVELFPASDYAGVLQGLLAGQLEFAGLGSSGYAGIVLQDETAVEPLYTTMQIDGSLGYYSVMYVRADSDIESFEDMEGRTLAFADPNSTSGYLVPSYELAQEIGPLEGYFGETGFGGGHEQAVVAVLQGQYDAGVTWTSGVGDINQGYSRGNLRSMVDRDMLNMDEIRIIWQSNLITNGPRVIRSDLPQELKDLVMGAMMSLQTEDRECFNAINDGEAMGYWPINHEFYLPIINMRRELEGQR, from the coding sequence ATGTCGAAGATCTCACTTGCCGCGCTGCTCGCCGGCGCAACTGCACTGACCTCCACCGCTGCATTCGCGCAGGACGCCGATTGGCGCGAAGAGGTGCCCGTGTTCCGCATTGGACTTCTGGGCGGCGAGAATGAATCCGACCGCCTGCGCCAGCACGCTTGCCAGGAAGCGTACCTGGAAGAGCGCCTGGGCGTTGACGTGGAACTGTTCCCGGCCTCCGACTATGCCGGTGTTCTTCAAGGCCTGCTGGCCGGTCAGCTGGAATTCGCGGGTTTGGGTTCCTCGGGCTATGCGGGCATCGTTCTGCAGGACGAAACAGCCGTTGAGCCGCTCTACACCACCATGCAGATCGATGGCTCGTTGGGTTATTACTCGGTCATGTATGTGCGCGCCGACAGCGACATTGAAAGCTTCGAAGACATGGAAGGCCGCACGCTGGCGTTCGCTGATCCGAACTCCACCTCAGGTTATCTGGTGCCGTCCTATGAACTGGCACAGGAAATCGGGCCGCTTGAAGGCTATTTCGGTGAGACCGGATTTGGCGGCGGTCACGAACAGGCCGTGGTGGCCGTGCTGCAGGGTCAGTATGATGCCGGTGTGACCTGGACCTCGGGCGTGGGCGACATCAACCAAGGCTATTCGCGCGGAAACCTGCGGTCGATGGTCGATCGTGACATGCTCAACATGGATGAAATCCGCATCATCTGGCAGTCGAACCTAATCACCAACGGCCCGCGCGTGATCCGCTCGGACCTACCTCAGGAACTCAAGGACCTGGTGATGGGCGCAATGATGTCGCTGCAAACCGAAGATCGTGAGTGCTTCAACGCCATCAACGATGGTGAAGCGATGGGCTACTGGCCGATCAACCACGAGTTTTACCTGCCGATCATCAACATGCGGCGAGAGCTGGAGGGTCAGCGCTAA
- the phnE gene encoding phosphonate ABC transporter, permease protein PhnE, translating into MTTATFETLSQAQIDAARTAHPGAFGSSWATVKRWAPLVAAVIYVIVSLWYFEFGRLLDASERVLALLRNFVVWQDMDTWAYRQIYVGISQTLAMAFLGTLLGTLGSLVVGFMAAKNVMPFGFVRQIVRRFLDILRGIDQLVWGLVFVRAVGLGPLAGVLAIFVSDLGTLSKLYSEAIENIDRKQVEGIRSTGAGPLAVIRYGYIPQVLPVFISQSLYFLESNTRSATILGIVGAGGIGMIIIERFRASLYDQVAFVVLNVLVLIFAIDWLSKRVRLWAIGEQGER; encoded by the coding sequence ATGACAACTGCAACCTTTGAAACGCTGTCTCAGGCGCAGATCGACGCGGCCCGCACCGCGCATCCGGGTGCTTTCGGGTCGTCGTGGGCCACTGTTAAGCGATGGGCACCGCTTGTCGCCGCAGTCATCTACGTCATTGTCTCGCTGTGGTATTTCGAGTTCGGGCGGCTACTTGATGCCTCTGAGCGGGTGTTGGCGCTTCTTCGTAACTTCGTCGTCTGGCAGGACATGGATACATGGGCCTATCGCCAGATCTATGTCGGGATCTCGCAGACGCTTGCCATGGCGTTTCTCGGAACCCTACTCGGCACGCTTGGCTCGCTGGTCGTAGGCTTCATGGCCGCCAAGAACGTCATGCCCTTTGGCTTCGTGCGTCAGATCGTGCGGCGGTTCTTGGACATTCTGCGGGGCATTGATCAGCTGGTCTGGGGTCTGGTCTTCGTGCGTGCGGTGGGGCTTGGGCCACTGGCCGGTGTTCTGGCGATCTTCGTGAGCGACCTTGGCACCTTGTCAAAGCTCTATTCCGAGGCGATTGAGAACATCGACCGCAAACAGGTGGAAGGCATCCGGTCCACTGGTGCGGGGCCGCTGGCGGTGATCCGCTACGGCTATATCCCTCAGGTCCTGCCGGTGTTTATCTCGCAATCACTGTATTTTCTGGAATCCAACACCCGCTCGGCCACGATCCTCGGCATCGTGGGTGCAGGCGGGATCGGCATGATCATCATCGAACGCTTCCGTGCCTCGCTTTACGATCAGGTGGCCTTCGTGGTTCTGAATGTTCTGGTGCTGATCTTTGCCATCGACTGGCTGTCCAAACGCGTCCGCCTGTGGGCCATTGGCGAGCAGGGCGAGCGATGA
- the phnL gene encoding phosphonate C-P lyase system protein PhnL, giving the protein MIAVENLTKTFTLHNQDAAIIPVIEGAGFSVEPGECVALTGESGAGKSTVMRILYGNYLAQGGAVRIGDVDITHAEPREILRLRRETLGYVSQFLRVVPRVPTLDVVSEPLLHVGWSEADAKARARALLDRLRIPERLWSLSPTTFSGGEQQRVNIARGFAHRYPALLLDEPTASLDATNRETVLSLIEEAKAGGAAIVGIFHDLEARASVADREVDVSAFTPKAV; this is encoded by the coding sequence ATGATCGCGGTTGAGAATCTGACCAAGACTTTCACCTTGCACAACCAGGATGCCGCAATCATCCCGGTGATTGAAGGGGCCGGTTTTTCGGTAGAGCCAGGTGAATGCGTGGCGCTGACTGGCGAAAGTGGCGCGGGCAAATCGACCGTCATGCGTATCCTTTACGGCAATTACCTAGCGCAAGGCGGGGCCGTTCGGATTGGCGATGTGGACATCACCCATGCCGAGCCGCGTGAGATCCTGCGCCTGCGCCGCGAGACCCTTGGCTATGTAAGCCAGTTCTTGCGGGTGGTGCCACGGGTCCCGACACTCGATGTCGTGTCTGAGCCGCTTTTGCACGTTGGTTGGTCCGAGGCTGATGCCAAAGCCCGCGCGCGCGCATTGCTGGACCGGCTGCGCATCCCGGAGCGGTTGTGGTCGCTGTCGCCCACCACCTTTTCCGGCGGCGAGCAGCAGCGCGTGAACATCGCGCGTGGCTTTGCCCATCGCTATCCGGCGCTGCTTCTGGACGAGCCGACAGCCAGCCTGGACGCAACGAACCGCGAAACGGTGCTGTCACTGATCGAAGAGGCCAAGGCGGGGGGCGCTGCCATCGTTGGCATCTTCCACGATCTTGAGGCCCGCGCCAGCGTGGCGGATCGGGAGGTCGATGTCTCGGCCTTCACGCCAAAGGCGGTGTAA
- the phnC gene encoding phosphonate ABC transporter ATP-binding protein codes for MLMLENLSRRFGENTAVASANLEIPDGQMVGIIGRSGAGKSTLLKLLNRLTDPSDGKIVYAGTDIAQLKGRELREWRSDCAMIFQQFNLVGRLDVITNVLTGRLYTMPAWRSMTQTFTAHERAFAIQALDRLGMAHTALQRAETLSGGQQQRVAIARALAQEPKILLADEPIASLDPMNAKIVMDALRSINQQDGKTVICNLHTLDTARNYCDRIIGMSAGKIVFDGTPDLLTTDMAREIYGAEAEEFDEAATSTTLPDSEAVAALKEAAAHV; via the coding sequence ATGCTGATGCTAGAAAACCTGTCGCGCCGATTTGGCGAGAACACCGCCGTGGCCAGCGCCAATCTTGAAATCCCGGATGGTCAGATGGTGGGCATCATCGGGCGATCCGGTGCGGGCAAATCCACGCTTTTGAAGCTCTTGAACCGTTTGACAGACCCCTCCGACGGCAAGATTGTCTACGCCGGTACGGACATCGCGCAGCTCAAGGGGCGCGAGCTTCGTGAATGGCGTTCGGATTGTGCGATGATCTTCCAACAATTCAACCTCGTGGGACGATTGGACGTGATCACCAACGTTCTGACGGGGCGGCTTTATACGATGCCCGCCTGGCGTTCGATGACCCAGACTTTCACAGCGCACGAACGCGCTTTCGCCATCCAGGCACTGGACCGGCTTGGCATGGCCCACACGGCCTTACAACGGGCCGAGACACTGTCGGGCGGGCAACAGCAGCGCGTCGCGATTGCCCGCGCCTTGGCGCAGGAGCCAAAGATCTTGCTGGCGGACGAACCCATCGCCTCGCTCGACCCCATGAACGCGAAGATCGTGATGGATGCGCTGCGATCGATCAACCAGCAGGATGGCAAGACGGTCATCTGCAACCTCCACACTCTTGATACCGCGCGCAACTATTGCGACCGGATCATCGGGATGTCAGCGGGCAAGATCGTGTTCGACGGAACGCCAGACCTTCTGACCACGGACATGGCGCGTGAGATTTACGGTGCCGAGGCCGAAGAGTTCGACGAAGCCGCAACCTCGACCACGCTGCCGGACTCAGAGGCAGTCGCCGCACTGAAAGAGGCTGCGGCTCATGTCTGA